Proteins encoded together in one Oncorhynchus mykiss isolate Arlee chromosome 7, USDA_OmykA_1.1, whole genome shotgun sequence window:
- the rbp7b gene encoding retinoid-binding protein 7 — protein sequence MPIDYSGTWDMTSNEHFEGYMVALGIDFATRKIANMLKPQKVIEQDSDSFTIKTLTTFKNYTVSFKIGEEFEEVTKAMDNRKVQTVVNWDHDKLVCVQKGEKKNRGWTHWIEGNELYLELTCEDKVCKQIYKKSA from the exons ATGCCTATCGACTACAGTGGCACATGGGACATGACTAGTAATGAACACTTTGAAGGTTACATGGTTGCTCTTG GTATTGATTTTGCAACACGCAAGATTGCAAACATGTTGAAGCCTCAGAAAGTGATTGAACAAGACAGTGATTCTTTCACCATCAAGACACTCACTACCTTCAAAAACTACACAGTCTCATTCAAGATTGGGGAAGAGTTCGAGGAGGTGACCAAAGCCATGGATAACAGAAAAGTCCAG ACGGTGGTCAACTGGGACCATGATAAACTAGTGTGCGTTcagaagggagagaagaagaacagAGGGTGGACGCACTGGATAGAAGGAAATGAGCTCTATCTG GAACTCACCTGTGAGGATAAAGTCTGCAAGCAAATTTATAAAAAGAGTGcttga